From the Chloroflexus aurantiacus J-10-fl genome, one window contains:
- a CDS encoding LamG-like jellyroll fold domain-containing protein, which produces MSRYRHIALAGLFVVSIILSIFVNVPQASATIPNRQTWVHQPGTCPPALEGAVFGLAGDACGGTGTTFDTTQIYGHTLIRDAASPATPCEAGRTTGLCYRMWYSGFDNVGVRRIGLALSPDGITWTRVVGPGPNGSVLGPGPTGTFDSANVSFPSVIRTPTGYLMWYTGGDGTTFAIGLASSPDGVTWTRIPGPLPGGAVLRPSGIAGTFDQTIIAAPRVLRDTATPTAPCEGGRTTGLCYRMWYQGIDSNNRFFIGYALSPDGLTWTRVPGPGTNGSVIGEGPTGTFDERNAAVATIVKDGLLYRMWYNAQDGSGVHRIGHVVSLDGLTWVRPVPNDPVWRGSDDPGTLVPDNVWSPFVLKEGLSYRMWYNHTTRENSRRVGLAQVTPGTPLSAVGLSGVGTVYTVTFTTAATIPANGYVLVSLPASVALTTITPVGVSGFGSGATLTVEEGVLTDAEAGGEARGALLVRLTADAAPGPKSISFTLGTPPADDTPVLVQTFDSREVLEYTSVTIDGSGIPPTATPTPVPPTPTSTSSPIASPTPSPTNTSSPTPTPSAGGNNQPWTMVNGPCTDGAIFGDVDSGCGGGGTSFDSEEIFPPSVVRDEASTLRPCEDGRTSGVCYRMWYVGVDNPLDANRRIGYAVSPDGITWTRVPGPLTGGAVFEGSGVPGTFDNFGVSTLHVIRYGSGFRMYYSGFAVPGVIDGLGMAESIDGINWTRVPGPLAGGAMIRASGQAGQFDASYVVAPVVLVDNASPIAPCEGGRTSGVCHRMWFEGVSTSPSYTFRIGYAVSPDGITWTRLPLYSDGSVVQPGPFGDFDNNNVGVPMVIKDGAIYRMWFEANGYTAGYTTGYLVSTDGRTWLRATPNTPVWTGAMDTINLGTPDEVWAVRALKEGASYRLYYTTSTRPNARRFALATMTPGTPVSVSVTQTGTTYTLTFTTDPIPAGGSVLITLPPEVPMSAVTVDAISGFGSGATLVADPAAVTDAVAAGVARGALLLRLPAGAPAGTKSLTFTLSGLTTDITALVQVFNAREVIGYATIALPVSNTSTATATAGPSPTATATATPTATVPPSPTPTATATAVPGSNFALSFVSSDSVRGPAVTGMNASHTLELWFRPDATGQTAVIAASDAAGNTGWSLELTNNRVVWWVLRTNGQWVSVSHPTTLAANTWHHLALTYDATTGTARLFVNGTPGTAGTVGAITAGPDLVLGGVPGYGFIVGQIDELRISTTIRYTAAFTPPTAAFAVDSATTALFSFNEGSGQTTTDRTGANLTLTLGTTATPDAADPLWVTSDAPTGGAPGSSPTPTATPTATATAGPSPTATATATPTATVPPSPTPTATATAVPGSNFALSFVSSDSVRGPAVTGMNASHTLELWFRPGATGQTAVIAASDAAGNTGWSLELTNNRVVWWVLRTNGQWVSVSHPTTLAANTWHHLALTYDATTGTARLFVNGTPGTAGTVGAITAGPDLVLGGVPGYGFIVGQIDELRISTTIRYTAAFTPPTAAFAVDSATSALFSFNEGSGQTTTDRTGANLTLTLGTTATPDAADPLWVTSDAPTS; this is translated from the coding sequence GTGAGCAGATACCGACACATAGCCCTGGCGGGACTCTTCGTGGTGAGCATTATTTTGAGTATCTTCGTGAATGTTCCTCAAGCCAGTGCCACCATACCCAACCGGCAGACGTGGGTACATCAACCAGGGACGTGTCCACCAGCCCTCGAAGGGGCGGTCTTCGGTCTGGCCGGCGATGCTTGTGGCGGTACCGGCACCACCTTCGATACCACCCAAATCTACGGCCATACCCTCATCCGTGATGCCGCCTCGCCTGCCACCCCCTGCGAAGCCGGACGCACCACCGGCCTCTGTTATCGGATGTGGTACTCCGGCTTTGATAACGTCGGTGTCCGTCGCATCGGTCTTGCTCTCTCCCCCGACGGCATCACCTGGACCCGTGTGGTTGGTCCCGGCCCCAATGGCAGTGTGCTTGGCCCTGGCCCCACCGGCACTTTCGATAGCGCCAATGTCTCCTTCCCATCAGTGATCCGTACCCCAACCGGCTACCTGATGTGGTATACCGGCGGTGATGGCACCACCTTTGCCATCGGCCTCGCCTCCTCCCCCGACGGCGTCACCTGGACCCGCATCCCCGGCCCCCTCCCCGGTGGCGCCGTCCTCCGTCCCTCTGGCATCGCCGGTACCTTTGACCAGACCATCATCGCCGCCCCCCGCGTCCTGCGCGATACCGCCACCCCCACCGCTCCCTGCGAAGGCGGACGCACCACCGGACTGTGCTATCGGATGTGGTACCAGGGGATTGATAGCAACAACCGCTTCTTCATCGGCTATGCCCTTTCGCCCGATGGTCTCACCTGGACCCGCGTCCCCGGCCCCGGCACCAACGGTAGTGTGATCGGTGAGGGGCCGACCGGCACCTTCGACGAACGCAACGCCGCTGTCGCCACCATTGTCAAGGACGGCCTGCTCTACCGGATGTGGTACAACGCGCAGGACGGGAGTGGGGTGCATCGGATTGGCCACGTGGTCTCGCTCGACGGTCTGACCTGGGTGCGCCCCGTGCCCAACGACCCGGTCTGGCGGGGGAGTGATGACCCCGGTACCCTCGTCCCGGATAATGTCTGGAGTCCATTTGTGCTCAAAGAAGGGCTGAGCTACCGGATGTGGTACAACCACACCACCCGGGAAAACTCGCGTCGGGTGGGGTTAGCCCAGGTCACGCCGGGCACCCCGTTGAGTGCAGTTGGGCTGAGCGGGGTGGGCACGGTCTACACGGTGACCTTTACCACTGCGGCGACGATCCCGGCCAATGGGTATGTGCTGGTGAGCCTGCCGGCCAGTGTAGCGCTCACCACCATCACGCCGGTGGGGGTGAGTGGCTTTGGCAGTGGTGCCACGTTGACGGTGGAGGAGGGGGTGCTGACCGATGCCGAAGCCGGGGGTGAGGCGCGCGGCGCCTTGCTGGTGCGATTGACCGCCGACGCGGCACCGGGGCCGAAGAGTATCAGCTTCACGCTCGGCACACCTCCCGCCGACGACACCCCCGTGCTGGTACAGACCTTCGACAGCCGCGAAGTGCTTGAATATACCAGTGTCACGATTGACGGCAGTGGTATTCCTCCAACTGCAACTCCTACACCCGTACCACCAACCCCTACATCTACATCATCCCCTATCGCTTCCCCAACACCGTCACCAACCAACACCAGTTCACCAACACCAACACCTTCTGCAGGTGGAAATAATCAACCGTGGACAATGGTCAATGGGCCGTGTACCGATGGTGCGATCTTTGGCGATGTAGATAGTGGCTGTGGCGGCGGGGGCACCAGCTTCGACAGCGAAGAAATCTTCCCGCCCAGCGTGGTGCGTGACGAGGCGTCCACCTTGCGCCCGTGCGAAGATGGCCGTACCAGTGGTGTCTGCTATCGGATGTGGTATGTTGGGGTTGATAACCCCCTGGATGCCAATCGGCGGATTGGATACGCGGTATCACCCGACGGCATCACCTGGACGCGAGTGCCCGGGCCGCTGACCGGCGGGGCTGTCTTCGAGGGTTCAGGCGTACCAGGAACCTTCGACAACTTTGGCGTCTCGACACTGCATGTTATCCGATACGGCAGTGGATTTCGGATGTACTATAGCGGATTCGCCGTTCCCGGTGTCATCGATGGTTTGGGAATGGCCGAGTCTATTGATGGTATCAACTGGACACGTGTACCCGGCCCACTTGCTGGAGGAGCGATGATCCGGGCATCGGGGCAAGCCGGTCAATTCGACGCCAGTTATGTGGTCGCACCGGTTGTGCTGGTAGACAACGCCTCGCCGATAGCGCCGTGTGAAGGTGGCCGCACCAGCGGGGTCTGCCACCGAATGTGGTTTGAAGGCGTCTCCACCAGCCCCAGCTACACCTTCCGCATCGGCTATGCCGTCTCTCCTGATGGTATTACCTGGACCCGTCTACCTCTGTACAGCGACGGCTCGGTCGTCCAACCCGGCCCCTTTGGCGATTTTGATAACAACAACGTTGGTGTGCCGATGGTCATCAAAGACGGTGCCATCTACCGGATGTGGTTTGAAGCCAACGGCTACACTGCCGGCTACACCACCGGCTACCTCGTCTCGACGGATGGCCGGACCTGGCTTCGTGCCACCCCCAACACTCCGGTCTGGACGGGAGCAATGGATACCATCAACCTCGGTACACCTGACGAGGTCTGGGCCGTGCGTGCCCTGAAAGAGGGTGCGTCCTACCGGCTCTACTACACGACCAGCACCCGGCCCAATGCCCGCCGGTTTGCCCTGGCAACGATGACCCCGGGCACCCCCGTGAGCGTGAGTGTGACCCAGACCGGCACTACCTACACCCTGACCTTCACCACCGACCCGATTCCGGCAGGTGGTAGTGTGCTGATTACATTACCGCCAGAAGTGCCGATGAGCGCGGTAACCGTGGATGCTATCAGTGGTTTTGGTAGCGGGGCAACCCTGGTAGCCGATCCGGCAGCCGTCACCGATGCGGTAGCCGCCGGCGTCGCCCGTGGCGCCCTGCTGCTTCGCCTACCCGCTGGAGCTCCGGCTGGAACCAAGAGCCTCACCTTCACCCTCAGTGGGCTGACCACCGACATCACTGCGTTGGTGCAGGTGTTCAATGCCCGCGAAGTGATCGGGTATGCGACCATTGCATTGCCTGTTTCCAATACCTCAACCGCGACCGCCACTGCCGGCCCATCGCCAACTGCGACCGCAACTGCCACTCCGACAGCAACGGTACCGCCTAGCCCGACCCCAACGGCAACCGCGACCGCTGTGCCCGGTAGCAACTTCGCGCTCAGTTTTGTCAGCAGCGATAGCGTGCGTGGCCCGGCGGTGACGGGGATGAATGCCTCGCATACTCTCGAACTCTGGTTCCGCCCTGACGCCACCGGTCAGACAGCGGTAATCGCCGCCAGTGATGCAGCCGGCAATACCGGCTGGTCACTCGAACTCACCAACAATCGCGTGGTCTGGTGGGTACTGCGCACCAACGGCCAGTGGGTCTCGGTCAGTCATCCCACCACCCTTGCCGCCAACACCTGGCACCATCTTGCCCTGACCTACGACGCCACAACCGGCACCGCCCGCCTGTTCGTCAACGGTACCCCCGGTACCGCCGGCACGGTCGGCGCGATTACCGCCGGTCCTGACCTCGTGCTCGGCGGCGTGCCCGGCTACGGCTTCATCGTCGGTCAGATTGATGAACTCCGCATCTCGACAACCATTCGCTACACCGCGGCCTTCACCCCGCCCACCGCAGCCTTTGCGGTGGACTCCGCCACAACCGCGCTGTTCAGCTTCAACGAAGGCAGCGGGCAGACCACCACCGACCGCACCGGTGCGAATCTCACCCTGACCCTGGGCACCACAGCCACCCCTGATGCAGCCGATCCGCTCTGGGTGACATCAGATGCGCCAACCGGTGGGGCACCGGGTAGTAGCCCCACACCCACGGCCACCCCAACCGCGACCGCCACTGCCGGCCCATCGCCAACTGCGACCGCAACTGCCACTCCGACAGCAACGGTACCGCCTAGCCCGACCCCAACGGCAACCGCGACCGCTGTGCCCGGTAGCAACTTCGCGCTCAGTTTTGTCAGCAGCGATAGCGTGCGTGGCCCGGCGGTGACGGGGATGAATGCCTCGCATACTCTCGAACTCTGGTTCCGCCCTGGCGCCACCGGTCAGACAGCGGTAATCGCCGCCAGTGATGCAGCCGGCAATACCGGCTGGTCACTCGAACTCACCAACAATCGCGTGGTCTGGTGGGTACTGCGCACCAACGGCCAGTGGGTCTCGGTCAGTCATCCCACCACCCTTGCCGCCAACACCTGGCACCATCTTGCCCTGACCTACGACGCCACAACCGGCACCGCCCGCCTGTTCGTCAACGGTACCCCCGGTACCGCCGGCACGGTCGGCGCGATTACCGCCGGTCCTGACCTCGTGCTCGGCGGCGTGCCCGGCTACGGCTTCATCGTCGGTCAGATTGATGAACTCCGCATCTCGACGACCATTCGCTACACCGCGGCCTTCACCCCGCCCACCGCAGCCTTCGCGGTTGACTCCGCCACGTCTGCGCTGTTCAGCTTCAACGAAGGCAGCGGGCAGACCACCACCGACCGTACCGGTGCGAATCTCACCCTGACCCTGGGCACCACGGCCACCCCTGATGCAGCCGATCCGCTCTGGGTGACATCAGATGCGCCGACTTCGTAA
- a CDS encoding exo-alpha-sialidase: MKTRFALTIMVFVLLIGIAGEQTARSQGFWTAPVELSPLQYGQVPPERLERRYGWSWLPDMTLGPDGSVHVVWYGGLIVDQREGGTIDLLMYRRRNADGSWEPVRELLAPGVGGYTVRASIVLGRDGRLHLLYRAGTSIRYSSAPWDTAIQPQTWDEGRLVSDSGYYVALAADQKGVLHAFWSDVVAENTNPQCFQCGEIFYRRSTDNGATWSAIVNLSQSDLGENRPQVRVDTLNRIHIVWDEGADWYAGQGQPHYGVYRRSDDGGETWTTPVKFRLPTTVVQLLRQQPGNRQQSTNDLPGPPLEAVQQTALTVDAAGNPFVVFRGVRNDRLYFQRSLDGGDTWTPPVELPYVRARNIGDNNLDYYSLANDGAGNVHLLMVGFTAGTETGDRPPALIHMTFDGTRWLPPRIIMQNDLYPELPRLAIYEGNQLHAVWFTRSRLFEGDRPEDRPIHQIWYSSARLNLPPRPGLPLFTPTPLPPTPTAAAGVVVEPTPTPIVLPETIRNAPPLQEPMNWERGGLAVIGIALAFTISILGAIGGLIIFIRNRRH; this comes from the coding sequence ATGAAGACGCGCTTTGCCCTCACCATCATGGTGTTTGTGCTTCTGATCGGTATTGCTGGTGAGCAAACCGCACGCAGTCAGGGATTTTGGACAGCGCCAGTCGAACTCTCGCCATTGCAGTACGGCCAGGTGCCACCAGAGCGGCTTGAGCGGCGATACGGCTGGTCGTGGCTACCAGATATGACCCTCGGCCCAGACGGTAGTGTGCATGTGGTCTGGTACGGAGGTCTCATTGTCGACCAACGGGAAGGTGGAACCATCGATCTGTTGATGTATCGCCGGCGCAACGCCGATGGCAGTTGGGAACCGGTACGCGAGCTGCTGGCTCCCGGTGTGGGTGGCTACACTGTGCGGGCAAGCATCGTGCTAGGGCGTGATGGGCGGCTCCATCTGCTCTACCGGGCCGGGACGAGTATCAGGTACAGCTCGGCACCGTGGGATACGGCTATTCAGCCGCAAACCTGGGATGAAGGGCGGCTGGTCAGCGATAGTGGCTACTACGTTGCCCTGGCTGCCGATCAAAAGGGTGTACTGCACGCCTTCTGGAGTGATGTGGTAGCCGAAAACACCAACCCGCAATGCTTTCAATGTGGCGAAATCTTCTACCGCCGTTCAACCGACAATGGCGCCACGTGGTCGGCAATTGTCAACCTTTCGCAGAGCGATTTGGGGGAGAACCGGCCCCAGGTACGGGTTGACACGCTCAATCGCATTCATATCGTCTGGGATGAAGGTGCCGACTGGTACGCCGGCCAGGGTCAGCCGCACTACGGTGTCTACCGGCGTTCAGACGATGGCGGTGAGACGTGGACGACGCCGGTCAAATTTCGCTTACCGACAACTGTTGTCCAACTGTTGCGGCAACAACCGGGCAACCGACAGCAGTCGACCAATGATCTGCCAGGGCCACCGTTGGAAGCGGTACAGCAGACGGCACTGACCGTTGATGCCGCGGGAAATCCGTTTGTCGTCTTTCGCGGTGTGCGCAACGACCGGCTCTACTTTCAGCGGTCACTCGATGGTGGTGACACCTGGACACCTCCGGTTGAGCTGCCGTATGTACGTGCCCGCAATATCGGTGACAACAACCTCGACTACTACAGTCTGGCAAATGACGGTGCCGGTAATGTCCATCTCTTGATGGTGGGATTTACGGCGGGCACGGAAACCGGTGACAGGCCACCGGCCTTGATCCATATGACCTTCGACGGCACGCGCTGGCTGCCACCGCGCATCATTATGCAGAACGATCTCTACCCCGAACTGCCACGGTTGGCGATCTACGAAGGCAACCAGCTTCATGCCGTCTGGTTCACCCGTTCACGGCTGTTTGAAGGTGATCGGCCCGAAGATCGACCGATCCATCAAATCTGGTACAGCAGCGCTCGCCTGAATCTGCCGCCACGTCCAGGATTACCGCTCTTCACGCCGACGCCACTACCGCCGACACCCACGGCTGCGGCAGGTGTTGTCGTTGAACCAACGCCAACACCCATCGTTCTGCCAGAGACGATTCGGAATGCCCCGCCGTTGCAAGAACCGATGAACTGGGAGCGCGGGGGATTGGCGGTCATCGGTATCGCGTTGGCCTTTACAATCAGCATTCTCGGTGCAATTGGCGGATTGATCATCTTTATTCGCAATCGCCGACACTAA
- a CDS encoding glycosyltransferase family 2 protein has product MTWPVPDVSIIIVNWNTRQLLLDCLASLPAATCGIEAEIWVVDNGSRDGSVAAVARHFPDVFIIANPDNRGFATANNQAIRASSGRYVMLLNSDTIARPGSIQRLVHFLDTHPQVGVVGPRLLNADGTLQPSWALFPNLLTELTGKKIRWRRRYPTVDGSPAYETDWLDGAAMVLRREVLKQVGLLDESYFMYTEEVDWCYRIKRAGWPICYLPTADIVHFGGQSSKQAATRMKAELYFSKLRFFAKHYGQGTARLLGHGLQMIFFLKATIGSLLIACSGGRHTVGKHFVRDGGLLWAAIGRRVQQPVLPERF; this is encoded by the coding sequence ATGACCTGGCCCGTACCTGATGTCAGTATCATTATTGTCAATTGGAACACACGCCAACTGTTGCTTGACTGTCTGGCTTCCCTCCCGGCAGCAACATGTGGGATTGAGGCAGAGATTTGGGTGGTTGATAATGGCTCACGCGATGGCAGTGTGGCGGCAGTAGCCCGGCATTTTCCAGACGTATTCATCATCGCCAACCCTGACAATCGCGGCTTTGCGACGGCTAACAATCAGGCAATCCGGGCCAGCAGTGGCCGCTATGTGATGTTGCTCAACAGTGATACGATTGCTCGACCCGGCTCAATTCAACGTCTGGTGCATTTTCTCGACACCCACCCGCAGGTTGGCGTCGTTGGGCCACGGCTGCTCAACGCCGACGGTACGCTGCAACCTTCGTGGGCCCTCTTCCCCAACCTGCTCACCGAGCTGACCGGCAAGAAAATCCGCTGGCGGCGGCGGTATCCAACGGTCGATGGCTCGCCGGCTTACGAGACCGACTGGCTTGACGGTGCGGCGATGGTTTTACGGCGTGAGGTGTTGAAACAGGTTGGCTTGCTCGACGAGTCGTATTTTATGTATACGGAAGAGGTAGACTGGTGCTATCGAATTAAGCGGGCCGGCTGGCCGATCTGCTACCTTCCCACTGCCGATATTGTTCACTTCGGCGGTCAGAGCAGTAAACAGGCGGCAACGCGCATGAAGGCCGAACTCTACTTCAGCAAATTGCGCTTCTTCGCCAAGCATTATGGACAGGGGACTGCCCGCCTGTTGGGGCACGGATTACAGATGATCTTTTTCTTGAAAGCTACGATTGGCAGTCTGCTGATTGCCTGTAGCGGAGGCCGCCACACGGTTGGGAAACATTTTGTGCGCGATGGTGGTCTGCTCTGGGCGGCAATCGGTCGGCGTGTGCAACAACCGGTGCTACCGGAACGGTTTTAG
- a CDS encoding ArnT family glycosyltransferase — translation MRWFINAQKMVVFLLLLGSGFLAVYNLDGYPDFMALDEGFRLYFARNVTEHGKWAILTQDGYQEYWRDSTGLLVLGSVIAAFKLFGPSLWLARLLVSVFLIAGVVTVYLVVHNWYGQQAAILAVALFLFFGPPWLNSVTMGRCVYGEVPALVLFITGCWLWSRAVIQPSRFLPAASLTFALAVLAKDLFAPVIIAAIVITSVYQRWRGVIVPRLCVILPMVACLVAFTGWSLFQYIMSLLSGFGHQHNLVHLSLSRVMIVSPLLWFQNAKFLYDNGVLFVIPSVLYVLFIRKTNIDSGFLVLSFFLVVWSIWYIGFSIGWPRYAYPIWAVGGIMLAILLDDIRVMMHRYITEEPKRLLAQLAYPIFIGLSCVIIVLWPAQNTVRRLFAEANDDAQMMAMYIDRYIPADARIVSGQWDIWFYSSRTYIPIPAEYYESKIAKQVGKHVAISHFTDMNDLRAEYIIDGHENQVVEMVPFSSLQDDYELVYQNASYRLYRLKP, via the coding sequence ATGAGGTGGTTCATCAATGCCCAAAAGATGGTGGTTTTTCTCCTGTTGCTTGGGTCTGGATTTTTAGCCGTCTATAACTTAGATGGTTATCCTGATTTCATGGCATTAGACGAAGGTTTTCGGCTCTATTTTGCGAGAAATGTGACTGAACATGGAAAATGGGCTATTCTGACCCAAGATGGGTATCAGGAATATTGGCGTGATTCAACAGGTTTGCTTGTTCTCGGTTCTGTTATTGCTGCATTTAAGCTGTTTGGCCCCTCGTTATGGCTCGCTCGTTTGCTGGTTAGTGTGTTTTTGATCGCTGGTGTCGTTACTGTTTACCTTGTCGTTCATAACTGGTATGGTCAGCAGGCTGCCATACTCGCTGTTGCGTTATTTCTGTTCTTCGGTCCGCCATGGCTTAATAGTGTGACAATGGGGCGCTGTGTATACGGCGAAGTTCCCGCGTTGGTTCTCTTCATTACAGGATGCTGGCTATGGTCACGTGCCGTAATTCAACCATCACGTTTTTTGCCGGCGGCCAGTCTGACATTTGCGCTCGCCGTGCTGGCTAAGGACCTCTTCGCACCGGTCATTATTGCCGCAATTGTCATCACATCTGTCTATCAGCGTTGGCGTGGGGTGATCGTCCCTCGCTTATGTGTCATATTGCCAATGGTGGCATGCCTGGTTGCATTCACTGGTTGGTCGTTGTTTCAATACATTATGAGCCTATTGAGTGGCTTTGGTCATCAACATAACCTTGTGCATTTGTCGTTGAGCCGGGTTATGATTGTTTCTCCACTGCTTTGGTTTCAAAATGCGAAATTTCTTTATGATAATGGGGTGCTATTTGTTATTCCATCTGTGTTGTATGTGTTATTTATTCGCAAGACTAACATTGATTCAGGTTTTCTGGTTTTGTCTTTCTTCCTGGTAGTCTGGTCAATCTGGTATATCGGTTTCTCAATTGGCTGGCCACGCTATGCGTATCCGATTTGGGCTGTTGGCGGTATCATGCTGGCAATACTGTTAGATGATATTCGGGTTATGATGCACCGGTATATCACGGAGGAGCCAAAGCGTTTATTAGCACAATTGGCCTACCCGATATTTATAGGTTTGTCTTGTGTCATTATTGTCCTGTGGCCAGCCCAGAATACTGTTCGTCGTCTTTTTGCAGAAGCGAATGATGATGCGCAAATGATGGCAATGTATATCGACAGGTATATACCTGCTGATGCTCGTATTGTATCTGGGCAATGGGACATATGGTTCTATAGTTCAAGAACCTATATTCCTATTCCCGCCGAATATTATGAATCAAAGATCGCTAAGCAGGTCGGTAAACATGTTGCTATATCGCATTTTACCGATATGAATGATCTGCGAGCTGAATACATCATTGATGGTCACGAAAATCAGGTTGTTGAAATGGTGCCATTTTCTTCACTCCAGGATGATTATGAATTGGTGTATCAGAATGCCTCATACCGGTTGTATCGATTGAAGCCTTGA
- a CDS encoding alpha/beta hydrolase: MLKPSGPSYPMLTTYLILILALTGCTSASQPEARPTPNLDPISAVRYEVRFKANDGIELAGELTLPRNRSQPALAVIIHHSGPVDRDAYGYLAELLVARGYAVFRFDKRGTGASEGTYGCCEAQDALAAYRTAVHQPGIDPGRVFIIAQSIGTRYVADLFDAYVAASPPCGVALLSNLLGPDEIIAISAPVHVIVADSEPELQRIGPDAVAAHNAHWPYGASLYIAEGAEHTLFDIRDGPIDWSNPDWVHRYHRGAMASLLDWMDEQQCGDAG; this comes from the coding sequence ATGTTAAAACCATCCGGTCCGTCGTACCCTATGCTAACGACATATCTCATCCTGATCCTGGCCCTCACCGGTTGCACGTCGGCCAGCCAACCAGAGGCTCGACCGACACCGAACCTCGATCCGATCAGTGCCGTCCGATACGAGGTTCGCTTCAAGGCCAACGATGGGATTGAGCTGGCCGGCGAATTAACGCTCCCACGCAATCGCTCCCAACCAGCGCTGGCCGTGATCATTCATCACTCAGGGCCGGTTGACCGTGATGCCTACGGGTACCTGGCTGAACTGCTGGTCGCCCGTGGTTACGCCGTCTTTCGGTTTGACAAACGGGGGACAGGTGCCAGTGAAGGCACGTATGGCTGTTGTGAAGCCCAAGACGCGCTGGCAGCGTATCGCACCGCAGTTCACCAACCCGGCATCGATCCGGGTCGTGTCTTCATCATTGCTCAGAGCATTGGAACGCGCTATGTCGCAGATCTATTCGACGCATACGTTGCCGCTTCACCGCCCTGTGGCGTGGCACTGCTCTCGAATTTGCTCGGCCCGGATGAGATAATTGCAATTTCCGCCCCTGTGCATGTGATCGTTGCGGATAGTGAACCAGAACTCCAACGGATTGGGCCTGACGCAGTTGCTGCCCACAATGCGCATTGGCCGTATGGGGCCAGCCTTTACATCGCGGAAGGCGCAGAACATACTCTGTTCGATATTCGTGATGGCCCGATTGATTGGAGCAATCCTGATTGGGTACATCGCTATCACCGGGGAGCGATGGCGAGTCTGCTGGATTGGATGGATGAGCAGCAGTGTGGTGATGCAGGATGA
- a CDS encoding O-antigen ligase family protein: MNSLLRHIDTPPWIERLPRPLVLGGVIGVLIVYSLAVGFMFGTNRQLIGFALLALPLGLIGLTLLLYRFEWFVLILPLTGLAMRPLSLPAGNGSELPISMLLTLALSGIWIVSMITRRTWQLVPSPLNKPLLAMMAICIFSIPWGALWADPILDWWIMGNFRFAQIASLLSLLGLMCIPFLVGRFIQHEWQIKAYLGMFVVCGGLMTIAQVLNINHVILTDAGLWGLWFGVTLAGIIFLQPQVPWGWRLAGGALLILHIWLVAVRNSLWISGWLPTFVALILMAFLISRRLFFILILLVGLNLAFGPGRSYIDSVIHDNIEEGGLGRLEIWARNLWVVQNHWLFGTGVAGYAPYNMTYFRYDARSTHNNYFDILAQFGVVGFGIWIWFAIVSLYYGWKTIQLAPQGILRTTAIIATAGWAAAQFSMMLGDWILPFLYNQGVPGFKYTMYSWVFVGLLISVRQLIERRAET; this comes from the coding sequence ATGAATTCGCTCCTGCGTCATATAGATACACCACCCTGGATTGAACGGCTCCCCCGTCCGTTGGTGCTGGGAGGGGTGATTGGTGTCCTGATCGTCTACAGTCTGGCGGTTGGTTTCATGTTTGGCACCAATCGCCAACTGATCGGCTTTGCACTGCTAGCGCTTCCATTAGGGTTGATCGGGTTAACCCTCTTACTCTACCGGTTTGAGTGGTTTGTGCTGATCCTCCCCCTCACCGGGCTGGCAATGCGTCCGCTCAGCCTGCCGGCAGGCAACGGGAGCGAATTACCGATTAGCATGCTGCTTACCCTGGCCCTCAGTGGAATCTGGATTGTCAGCATGATCACCCGTCGCACGTGGCAACTGGTGCCCTCGCCATTGAATAAGCCACTGCTGGCGATGATGGCGATCTGTATCTTTTCGATACCGTGGGGAGCACTTTGGGCCGATCCGATCCTGGACTGGTGGATTATGGGCAATTTCCGCTTTGCCCAAATTGCCTCATTGCTCTCGTTGCTGGGATTGATGTGCATTCCTTTCCTGGTCGGACGGTTCATTCAGCACGAGTGGCAAATTAAAGCCTACCTGGGCATGTTTGTGGTCTGCGGCGGATTGATGACCATCGCTCAGGTGCTGAACATCAATCACGTGATCCTCACCGATGCCGGGCTATGGGGTTTGTGGTTTGGCGTTACCCTGGCAGGTATCATCTTTCTGCAACCACAGGTACCCTGGGGATGGCGACTGGCCGGGGGCGCTTTGCTCATCCTGCACATCTGGCTGGTCGCCGTTCGTAATTCGCTCTGGATTTCAGGCTGGCTACCGACCTTCGTCGCTCTGATTCTTATGGCCTTCCTCATCTCAAGACGACTCTTCTTCATCTTGATCCTGCTGGTCGGGTTAAATCTGGCCTTCGGGCCTGGCCGAAGTTACATCGATAGCGTCATTCATGACAATATCGAAGAGGGTGGCCTGGGACGATTAGAAATCTGGGCACGTAATTTATGGGTTGTGCAAAACCACTGGCTGTTTGGTACCGGCGTGGCCGGCTATGCGCCCTACAACATGACCTACTTCCGCTACGATGCACGTTCAACGCACAATAACTACTTTGATATTCTGGCTCAATTCGGCGTGGTTGGCTTCGGTATCTGGATTTGGTTTGCCATCGTGAGCCTCTATTACGGCTGGAAAACGATCCAGCTTGCCCCGCAGGGCATCTTGCGAACGACGGCGATCATCGCGACCGCAGGCTGGGCTGCCGCACAGTTCTCGATGATGCTCGGTGACTGGATATTACCGTTTCTCTACAATCAGGGGGTACCCGGCTTCAAATACACGATGTACAGTTGGGTGTTCGTTGGCCTGCTGATCAGCGTGCGCCAACTGATAGAGCGGAGGGCAGAGACATGA